In Thermodesulfobacteriota bacterium, the following proteins share a genomic window:
- the rfbC gene encoding dTDP-4-dehydrorhamnose 3,5-epimerase codes for MTLVETGLPGVWVVEPRVFGDERGFFFESFNQRAWEEATGLPGRFVQDNHSRSRRGVLRGLHYQIRQPQGKLVRVVAGEIFDVAVDLRPGSAAFGRWTGVRLSAENRRQLWVPQGFGHGFVVLSEAADVLYKATDYYAPEAERAVRWDDPQLAIRWPLPAPPIVSEKDRRAPFLADAELPPAAAG; via the coding sequence ATGACGCTCGTCGAGACCGGGCTCCCCGGAGTGTGGGTCGTCGAGCCCAGGGTGTTCGGCGACGAACGGGGATTCTTCTTCGAGAGCTTCAATCAGCGGGCCTGGGAGGAGGCCACCGGTCTTCCCGGGCGCTTCGTCCAGGACAACCACTCCCGCTCCCGCCGGGGGGTGCTGCGGGGCCTCCACTACCAGATCCGCCAGCCCCAGGGAAAGCTCGTCCGGGTCGTCGCCGGCGAGATCTTCGACGTGGCCGTGGACCTGCGCCCCGGCTCCGCCGCCTTCGGCCGGTGGACGGGGGTGCGCCTCTCCGCCGAGAACCGCCGCCAGCTCTGGGTGCCCCAGGGCTTCGGCCACGGCTTTGTCGTGCTCTCCGAGGCCGCCGACGTCCTCTACAAGGCCACCGACTACTACGCCCCCGAGGCCGAGCGCGCCGTGCGCTGGGACGACCCGCAGCTCGCCATCCGCTGGCCCCTGCCCGCCCCCCCCATCGTCTCGGAGAAGGACCGCCGGGCTCCCTTCCTGGCCGATGCGGAGCTTCCGCCGGCCGCGGCCGGCTGA
- the rfbA gene encoding glucose-1-phosphate thymidylyltransferase RfbA, with translation MIAKGIVLAGGAGSRLYPLTLVASKQLQPVYDKPLIYYPLATLMTAGIRDLLIISTPQDTPRFEALLGDGERLGVRFRYAVQPEPKGIAQAFLVGEAFVAEEPVCLILGDNLFYGKLGLDRIVRAFEGGARIFGYPVKDPDRYGVVEFDPQGRVLSIEEKPRAPKSHYAVPGLYLYDGKVTALARALKPSPRGELEITDLNLEYLRRGELTVERLGRGIAWLDTGTHMSLLEASHFIGTLEARQGLKIACLEEIAWRLRFIDDAQMGRLIAQTPASSYREYLERVASEGRLGEGEG, from the coding sequence ATGATCGCCAAAGGAATCGTCCTGGCCGGCGGGGCCGGCAGCCGGCTCTACCCCCTGACCCTGGTGGCCAGCAAACAGCTCCAGCCGGTCTACGACAAGCCGCTCATCTACTACCCCCTGGCCACCCTCATGACGGCGGGGATCCGCGACCTCCTCATCATCTCCACCCCCCAGGACACCCCGCGGTTCGAGGCCCTGCTGGGCGACGGGGAGCGGCTCGGGGTCCGGTTCCGCTACGCCGTGCAGCCCGAGCCCAAGGGGATCGCCCAGGCCTTCCTGGTGGGCGAGGCGTTCGTGGCCGAGGAGCCCGTGTGCCTCATCCTGGGAGACAACCTCTTCTATGGAAAGCTCGGCCTCGACCGCATCGTGCGCGCGTTCGAGGGGGGCGCCCGCATCTTCGGCTACCCGGTCAAGGACCCCGATCGTTACGGGGTGGTGGAGTTCGATCCCCAGGGGCGGGTCCTGAGCATCGAGGAGAAGCCCAGGGCGCCCAAGTCCCACTACGCCGTACCGGGCCTCTACCTCTACGACGGCAAGGTCACGGCGCTGGCCAGGGCGCTCAAACCCTCGCCCCGGGGCGAGCTGGAGATCACGGACCTGAACCTCGAGTACCTGCGGCGCGGAGAGCTCACGGTGGAGCGCCTGGGCCGCGGCATCGCCTGGCTGGATACGGGCACCCACATGAGCCTGCTGGAGGCGAGCCACTTCATCGGCACCCTGGAGGCCCGCCAGGGGCTCAAGATCGCCTGCCTGGAGGAGATCGCCTGGCGGCTCCGGTTCATCGACGACGCCCAGATGGGGCGCCTCATTGCCCAGACCCCGGCTTCGAGCTATCGCGAGTACCTGGAGCGGGTCGCCTCGGAAGGCCGCCTCGGGGAGGGCGAGGGATGA
- the rfbD gene encoding dTDP-4-dehydrorhamnose reductase translates to MARLPRVALVGANGMLAVAVKRLLGAAGNPPAELDLPGFDVSDREAVRRGLGELGPELIVNCAAYTDVDGCEAREELAAQVNGQGPGYLAEAARELGAALVHLSTDYVFDGAKGEPYTEEDPPNPLCAYGRSKLLGERRVLESGLDRFYVVRTSWLYGPGGKNFVETIARLAGERDELRVVADQVGCPTYTEDLAQAIFRLLGWGAVGVARSAAGGEAARLPDATGPWSIAGGGGSQTPHPLPVTRHPSPPYGIYHASGEGSCTWHAFAEEIVARLREGGPVRVRAVRPIRTEEYPVAARRPSYSVLSKEKLRRATGASLPPWPDALRRYFAVRSTVALTPTDDGPRTTDI, encoded by the coding sequence ATGGCGCGCCTGCCCCGCGTGGCCCTCGTGGGGGCCAACGGCATGCTGGCGGTCGCGGTGAAGCGGCTCCTCGGCGCCGCCGGCAACCCCCCTGCCGAGCTCGACCTGCCCGGCTTCGACGTGAGCGACCGGGAGGCCGTGCGCCGCGGCCTGGGAGAGCTCGGACCCGAGCTCATCGTCAACTGCGCCGCCTACACCGACGTGGACGGGTGCGAGGCCCGGGAGGAGCTGGCGGCGCAGGTCAACGGCCAGGGCCCCGGGTACCTGGCGGAGGCCGCCCGGGAGCTGGGAGCGGCGCTGGTGCACCTCTCCACCGACTACGTCTTCGACGGCGCCAAGGGGGAGCCCTACACGGAGGAGGACCCGCCCAACCCCCTGTGCGCCTACGGCCGCTCCAAGCTCCTGGGCGAGCGGCGCGTGCTGGAGAGCGGCCTCGACAGGTTCTACGTGGTGCGCACGAGCTGGCTCTATGGGCCCGGGGGGAAGAACTTCGTGGAGACCATCGCCCGCCTCGCCGGGGAGCGCGACGAGCTGCGGGTGGTGGCCGACCAGGTGGGATGCCCCACGTACACGGAGGACCTGGCCCAGGCGATCTTCCGCCTGCTGGGGTGGGGAGCGGTCGGCGTGGCGCGGTCCGCGGCCGGCGGGGAGGCGGCCCGGTTGCCCGATGCGACCGGCCCTTGGTCCATCGCCGGCGGAGGCGGTTCGCAGACGCCTCATCCCTTACCCGTCACCCGTCACCCGTCACCGCCCTACGGCATCTACCACGCCTCGGGCGAAGGTTCCTGCACCTGGCACGCCTTCGCGGAAGAGATCGTGGCCCGGCTGCGCGAGGGGGGGCCGGTGCGGGTTCGGGCCGTGCGCCCCATCCGCACCGAAGAGTATCCCGTGGCCGCCCGCCGCCCCTCCTACTCGGTGCTCTCCAAGGAGAAGCTCCGGCGCGCCACCGGAGCCTCCCTCCCCCCCTGGCCCGACGCCCTGCGCCGCTATTTCGCCGTGCGGAGCACCGTTGCCCTCACTCCAACGGACGACGGACCACGGACAACGGACATCTGA
- the rfbB gene encoding dTDP-glucose 4,6-dehydratase yields MPTILVTGGCGFIGSNFVRRCLEALPGSRVVNLDKLTYAGNPTNLGDLADHPRYRFVHGDICDGPLLARLFREEGIDTVVHFAAESHVDRSIEGPDAFVRTNILGTFALLEAARAAWPAPSSPVTRHPSRVGRFVHVSTDEVYGSLGETGYFTEETPYDPRSPYAASKASSDHLASAYFHTYGLPVLVTNCSNNYGPYQFPEKLIPLVIHNALTGAELPVYGDGANVRDWLYVGDHCDAVLRVLEAGRPGQTYNIGGNNERRNIEIVHAVCDLVDAQAAPLPGGQSRRSLIRFVKDRPGHDRRYAIDATKVRTELGWTPRVPFEEGLRRTVAWYLTHREWTEAVMDGSYREYYRKMYGDRG; encoded by the coding sequence ATGCCTACCATCCTCGTCACCGGCGGCTGCGGGTTCATCGGGAGCAATTTCGTGCGCCGGTGCCTGGAGGCGCTGCCCGGCAGCCGCGTCGTGAACCTCGACAAGCTCACCTACGCGGGCAATCCGACGAACCTGGGCGACCTCGCGGACCACCCGCGCTACCGGTTCGTGCACGGCGACATCTGCGACGGACCCCTCCTGGCCCGGTTGTTTCGCGAGGAGGGGATCGACACCGTGGTCCACTTTGCTGCCGAGTCCCACGTGGACCGCAGCATCGAGGGGCCCGACGCCTTCGTGCGCACCAACATCCTCGGGACCTTCGCGCTCCTGGAAGCCGCCCGCGCCGCCTGGCCCGCGCCATCGTCACCCGTCACCCGTCACCCGTCACGGGTTGGACGCTTCGTCCACGTGAGCACCGACGAGGTATACGGCTCCCTCGGGGAGACCGGCTACTTCACCGAGGAGACCCCCTATGACCCGCGCTCGCCCTACGCGGCGAGCAAGGCCTCCTCCGACCACCTGGCGAGCGCCTACTTCCACACCTACGGGCTCCCGGTGCTCGTCACCAACTGCTCCAACAACTACGGACCCTACCAGTTCCCCGAGAAGCTCATCCCCCTCGTGATCCACAACGCCCTCACCGGCGCCGAGCTCCCCGTGTACGGAGACGGCGCCAACGTGCGCGACTGGCTCTACGTGGGGGATCACTGCGACGCCGTGCTGCGGGTGCTCGAGGCCGGCCGGCCCGGCCAGACCTACAACATCGGCGGAAACAACGAGCGGCGGAACATCGAGATCGTCCACGCCGTCTGCGACCTGGTGGACGCGCAGGCGGCTCCGCTCCCGGGCGGGCAGTCCCGGCGCTCCCTCATCCGCTTCGTCAAGGACCGGCCGGGCCACGACCGCCGCTACGCCATCGACGCCACCAAGGTCCGCACCGAGCTCGGCTGGACCCCCCGGGTCCCCTTCGAGGAAGGTCTGCGGCGCACGGTGGCGTGGTATCTGACCCATCGGGAGTGGACCGAGGCGGTCATGGACGGCTCCTACCGGGAGTACTACCGCAAGATGTATGGGGACCGGGGGTAG